The Motilibacter aurantiacus genome window below encodes:
- a CDS encoding glycerophosphodiester phosphodiesterase, with the protein MPSLSRRAVVALAAVPAIAAPVALVSVSADANVNATGTSVSAPLVFGHRGASGYRPEHTLASYDLAVRQGADVIEPDLVSTKDGVLVARHENEISGTTDVADHPEFASRRTTKVIDGSSITGWFTEDFTLAELRTLRAKERLPAVRQENTALDGRYVIPTFGEVLDFAKRASKETGRDIGVAPETKHPTYFDSIGLSLEEPLVKELRDRNIDKRNKNIWIQSFEESNLRQLHELFRVKVGLVQLTSAAGRPYDHVVSGDPQTYAQMTSAEGLREVAEYADVVGPDKSQIYPRAANGTTGAPSALVADAHAAGLKVVPYTVRAENQFLPVQYRKGTDPTAYGDVLAEFEDLYEAGVDGIFADQPDLAYAAREDFLGYQHGVTHPQAETPRG; encoded by the coding sequence ATGCCCTCCCTCAGCCGCCGCGCGGTGGTCGCGCTGGCCGCTGTGCCCGCGATCGCCGCGCCGGTCGCGCTCGTGTCGGTCAGCGCCGACGCCAACGTCAACGCCACCGGCACGTCGGTGTCCGCGCCGCTGGTCTTCGGCCACCGCGGTGCCTCCGGCTATCGCCCCGAGCACACGCTCGCGAGCTACGACCTTGCCGTCCGCCAGGGCGCCGACGTCATCGAGCCGGACCTGGTGTCGACCAAGGACGGCGTCCTCGTTGCGCGCCACGAGAACGAGATCAGCGGCACGACCGACGTCGCCGACCACCCCGAGTTCGCGTCGCGGCGCACGACGAAGGTCATCGACGGCTCGTCCATCACCGGCTGGTTCACCGAGGACTTCACGCTCGCCGAGCTGCGCACGCTGCGGGCGAAGGAGCGGCTGCCCGCCGTCCGCCAGGAGAACACCGCGCTGGACGGCCGCTACGTCATCCCGACCTTCGGTGAGGTCCTGGACTTCGCCAAGCGCGCGTCCAAGGAGACCGGCCGCGACATCGGCGTGGCCCCGGAGACCAAGCACCCGACGTACTTCGACTCCATCGGGCTCTCGCTCGAGGAGCCCCTCGTCAAGGAGCTGCGCGACCGCAACATCGACAAGCGCAACAAGAACATCTGGATCCAGTCGTTCGAGGAGTCGAACCTCCGCCAGCTCCACGAGCTGTTCAGGGTCAAGGTCGGCCTCGTCCAGCTGACCAGCGCGGCCGGGCGGCCGTACGACCACGTCGTCTCCGGCGACCCGCAGACGTACGCCCAGATGACATCGGCCGAGGGCCTGCGCGAGGTCGCGGAGTACGCCGACGTCGTGGGCCCGGACAAGTCGCAGATCTACCCGCGTGCCGCCAACGGCACGACGGGCGCCCCGTCCGCTCTCGTCGCCGACGCGCACGCCGCCGGGCTGAAGGTCGTGCCCTACACGGTCCGTGCCGAGAACCAGTTCCTGCCGGTGCAGTACCGCAAGGGGACCGACCCGACCGCGTACGGCGACGTGCTGGCCGAGTTCGAGGACCTGTACGAGGCCGGCGTCGACGGCATCTTCGCCGACCAGCCGGACCTGGCGTACGCCGCGCGCGAGGACTTCCTCGGCTACCAGCACGGCGTCACCCACCCGCAGGCGGAGACGCCGCGCGGCTGA
- a CDS encoding PhoX family protein yields the protein MTCLYRCGNACDKPVPNTTDNPYIKDVIEGVLTRRALFKAAGASALVVMAGQALDTRSASAAPKLPRVPSPIGIATNGDGALEFVAVAPNNRDELVVPTGDDYAYSVVMRWGDPVLAGAPAFDPLNQTASAQAQQFGYNCDYVAVLPYTRDGDTALLVVNHEYTDEQMMFPGVTTATNTTAEQKRIAMMAHGISVVKIERVGRHGEWERSADRSVNRRITVSTPFVVDGPAAGSQYLRTSADPTGKLVLGTLNNCAGGTTPWGTTLHGEENFNQYFGASTTVQDPERRLARYGIATSGLSSRRWEEIDPRFDLAKEPNEANRFGWVVEVDPTNPSAPPVKHTALGRFKHEGASISIAADGRAVAYSGDDERFDYIYKFVSRNKYRPGRTAADRAHNMTLLSEGDLYVAQFSGDSPKSELNGNANGTGTLPADGEFDGTGRWIPLVVNGQSMIPGKSVAWVLTFTRLAADRLGKQLDANGNPVLVNGAEVVVDPALVPTKMDRPEDIEPNPVTGRVYAALTNNSNRTVAQADEANPLGRSYAFNATTGQDTLQSGNRNGHVLEWEEAGNDHASLTFTWRIFIVAGDPERPETYFAGYDKSKVSPISCPDNVAFDPHGNLWISTDGNSLSFVNQVEGTTGLLGGNDGLFAVPVQGPERGHLKQFLTVPRGAETCGPLITWDGDSLFVAVQHPGEYGGATFDNPKSSWPDRSATRPFPRPSVAVVYKTRGDKRIGSGGRAARDAERAERRVAAKK from the coding sequence ATGACGTGCCTCTACCGCTGCGGCAACGCCTGTGACAAGCCCGTCCCGAACACCACGGACAACCCCTACATCAAGGACGTCATCGAGGGCGTCCTGACCCGGCGCGCGCTGTTCAAGGCCGCCGGCGCCTCCGCGCTCGTCGTCATGGCGGGTCAGGCCCTCGACACGCGCTCGGCCTCGGCCGCCCCGAAGCTGCCCCGGGTCCCCAGCCCGATCGGCATCGCCACGAACGGCGACGGCGCCCTCGAGTTCGTCGCCGTCGCGCCGAACAACCGCGACGAGCTCGTCGTCCCGACGGGCGACGACTACGCGTACAGCGTGGTCATGCGCTGGGGCGACCCGGTGCTCGCGGGCGCGCCGGCCTTCGACCCGCTGAACCAGACCGCGTCCGCGCAGGCGCAGCAGTTCGGCTACAACTGCGACTACGTCGCGGTGCTGCCCTACACCCGGGACGGCGACACGGCCCTCCTCGTGGTCAACCACGAGTACACCGACGAGCAGATGATGTTCCCCGGCGTCACCACCGCCACGAACACCACAGCCGAGCAGAAGCGCATCGCGATGATGGCGCACGGCATCTCCGTGGTGAAGATCGAGCGCGTCGGCCGCCACGGCGAGTGGGAGCGCTCGGCGGACCGGTCGGTCAACCGTCGCATCACGGTCTCGACGCCGTTCGTCGTCGACGGCCCGGCCGCCGGCTCGCAGTACCTCAGGACCTCGGCCGACCCGACCGGCAAGCTGGTGCTCGGCACGCTGAACAACTGCGCCGGCGGCACCACCCCGTGGGGCACCACGCTGCACGGCGAGGAGAACTTCAACCAGTACTTCGGCGCCAGCACCACGGTGCAGGACCCGGAGCGCCGGCTCGCCCGCTACGGCATCGCCACCAGCGGCCTGTCCTCGCGCCGCTGGGAGGAGATCGACCCGCGCTTCGACCTCGCCAAGGAGCCCAACGAGGCCAACCGCTTCGGCTGGGTCGTCGAGGTCGACCCCACGAACCCCTCGGCCCCGCCGGTCAAGCACACCGCGCTCGGCCGCTTCAAGCACGAGGGCGCCTCGATCTCCATCGCCGCCGACGGCCGCGCGGTCGCCTACTCCGGTGACGACGAGCGCTTCGACTACATCTACAAGTTCGTGTCGCGCAACAAGTACCGCCCCGGCCGCACGGCCGCGGACCGTGCGCACAACATGACGCTGCTGTCCGAGGGCGACCTCTACGTCGCCCAGTTCAGCGGCGACAGCCCGAAGAGCGAGCTCAACGGCAACGCGAACGGCACCGGGACCCTCCCGGCGGACGGCGAGTTCGACGGCACGGGCCGCTGGATCCCGCTGGTGGTCAACGGCCAGTCCATGATCCCCGGCAAGTCGGTCGCCTGGGTGCTCACCTTCACCCGCCTGGCCGCCGACCGCCTCGGCAAGCAGCTCGACGCCAACGGCAACCCGGTGCTCGTCAACGGGGCGGAGGTCGTCGTCGACCCGGCCCTGGTGCCGACCAAGATGGACCGGCCCGAGGACATCGAGCCGAACCCCGTCACGGGCCGCGTGTACGCCGCGCTCACCAACAACTCCAACCGCACGGTGGCGCAGGCCGACGAGGCCAACCCGCTCGGCCGTTCGTACGCGTTCAACGCCACGACCGGGCAGGACACCCTGCAGAGCGGCAACCGCAACGGCCACGTGCTCGAGTGGGAGGAGGCCGGCAACGACCACGCCTCGCTCACCTTCACCTGGCGCATCTTCATCGTCGCCGGCGACCCCGAGCGCCCGGAGACGTACTTCGCGGGCTACGACAAGTCCAAGGTCAGCCCGATCTCCTGCCCGGACAACGTGGCCTTCGACCCGCACGGCAACCTCTGGATCTCGACCGACGGCAACTCGCTGTCGTTCGTGAACCAGGTCGAGGGCACGACCGGCCTGCTCGGTGGCAACGACGGCCTCTTCGCCGTCCCCGTGCAGGGCCCGGAGCGCGGCCACCTCAAGCAGTTCCTCACGGTGCCGCGCGGCGCCGAGACCTGCGGCCCGCTCATCACCTGGGACGGCGACAGCCTCTTCGTCGCCGTCCAGCACCCGGGCGAGTACGGCGGCGCGACCTTCGACAACCCGAAGAGCTCGTGGCCGGACCGCTCGGCGACCCGCCCCTTCCCGCGCCCGAGCGTCGCCGTGGTCTACAAGACCCGTGGCGACAAGCGCATCGGGTCCGGCGGACGGGCTGCTCGTGACGCCGAGCGCGCCGAGCGGCGCGTCGCGGCGAAGAAGTAG
- a CDS encoding lysophospholipid acyltransferase family protein — protein sequence MLYFILRRLLGVLLRTFWRPVVEGREHIPREGRVIVASNHLSFIDSILLPLVVTERRITFLAKSEYFTDRSLRNLPSRWFFTAMGAVPVPRGEARAAQASLDTALEILKREEAFGIYPEGTRSRDGRLYRGRVGVAWLAFAADAPVLPVGLIGTDKVQPVGARFPRIARVTVRFAPPIQPKEYAATAPGLARRQLTDDVIDAIGRLTGQERAPGYNELPAED from the coding sequence GTGTTGTACTTCATCCTGCGCCGACTGCTGGGCGTCCTGCTCCGAACGTTCTGGCGCCCGGTGGTCGAGGGCCGGGAGCACATCCCGCGCGAGGGCCGGGTCATCGTGGCCAGCAACCACCTGTCGTTCATCGACAGCATCCTTCTCCCGCTGGTCGTGACCGAGCGGCGCATCACTTTCCTCGCCAAGAGCGAGTACTTCACCGACCGCAGCCTGCGCAACCTGCCGTCCCGCTGGTTCTTCACCGCCATGGGGGCAGTCCCCGTCCCCCGGGGAGAGGCGCGTGCGGCCCAGGCCTCGCTCGACACCGCCCTGGAGATCCTGAAGCGGGAGGAGGCCTTCGGCATCTACCCGGAGGGCACGCGCTCACGTGACGGGCGGCTCTACCGCGGCCGGGTGGGCGTGGCCTGGCTCGCCTTCGCCGCCGACGCCCCCGTCCTGCCCGTGGGCCTCATCGGGACGGACAAGGTGCAGCCGGTCGGCGCCCGCTTCCCGCGGATCGCCAGGGTGACGGTCCGCTTCGCTCCCCCGATCCAGCCCAAGGAGTACGCCGCCACCGCTCCCGGGCTGGCCCGCCGGCAGCTGACCGACGACGTCATCGACGCCATCGGCCGGCTGACCGGGCAGGAGCGCGCGCCGGGCTACAACGAGCTGCCCGCCGAGGACTGA
- a CDS encoding NUDIX domain-containing protein: MSNGGTVLAAGALVRRPGPSGPEVLLVHRPKYDDWSFPKGKLDEGEHVLAAARREVREETGLDVVLGRPLTTQRYQVSGRDKAVSYWAARPTGGQFVPTHEVDRCEWLPFDAARRRLTRPRDAALVGELAAGPGETVPLVVLRHAKPVARDEWAGAADDRPLDGRGRATADALVPLLAAYGIERLVTSDTVRTVDTIAPYAAAHSLPLEAHPLLSEEGFRNAGSAAVTELRALLDAPVPTAICTHKALLLPVVRALCALCPAAAPSQPLAAGGFWVLHAADGTVVAVETHEA; the protein is encoded by the coding sequence GTGAGCAACGGAGGGACAGTGCTGGCCGCCGGCGCCCTCGTCCGGCGGCCGGGCCCGAGCGGCCCAGAAGTGCTCCTGGTCCACCGTCCCAAGTACGACGACTGGTCCTTCCCCAAGGGCAAGCTCGACGAGGGCGAGCACGTCCTCGCGGCGGCCCGTCGGGAGGTGCGGGAGGAGACCGGGCTCGACGTCGTGCTCGGTCGGCCGCTCACCACCCAGCGCTACCAGGTGTCCGGCCGCGACAAGGCCGTCTCCTACTGGGCCGCGCGCCCGACCGGCGGGCAGTTCGTCCCGACGCACGAGGTCGACCGGTGCGAGTGGCTGCCGTTCGACGCCGCGCGCCGGCGACTCACGCGCCCCCGCGACGCCGCGCTGGTGGGCGAGCTTGCAGCGGGCCCGGGCGAGACCGTGCCGCTCGTCGTCCTGCGCCACGCCAAGCCGGTCGCCCGCGACGAGTGGGCCGGCGCCGCGGACGACAGGCCCCTGGACGGGCGCGGGCGGGCCACGGCGGACGCTCTCGTCCCGCTGCTCGCGGCGTACGGCATCGAGCGGCTGGTGACCTCCGACACCGTCCGTACCGTCGACACGATCGCCCCGTACGCCGCGGCCCACTCGCTGCCGCTGGAGGCGCACCCGCTGCTCAGCGAAGAGGGCTTCCGGAACGCCGGTTCTGCTGCCGTCACCGAGCTGCGCGCCTTGCTGGATGCCCCGGTCCCGACCGCGATCTGCACCCACAAGGCCCTGCTGCTCCCCGTCGTCCGCGCGCTGTGCGCGCTCTGCCCGGCCGCCGCCCCGTCCCAGCCCCTGGCCGCCGGCGGCTTCTGGGTGCTTCACGCGGCCGACGGCACGGTGGTCGCCGTCGAGACCCACGAGGCGTAG